The proteins below are encoded in one region of Lepisosteus oculatus isolate fLepOcu1 chromosome 10, fLepOcu1.hap2, whole genome shotgun sequence:
- the cfap418 gene encoding cilia- and flagella-associated protein 418: MSACAHPRPPGNSQIVYKASTAADMADDLDELLDEIESKFCRNVPVTSEICHRGDKSRPPAHAGSKTEDAKGKQSCRKDASTSHDDEDIDDLIEDIFNDDFEPPKFCEDKHKAAKDDTRSSSFLTSRKCCPVFLGSSAVPLGVGTTTSQRACGLLRCTSCDFRVLTFDDHEWDPSCDYLFFRNNMPDCHRLKAKLVTAPGVRAHACQCSWRSVRSLTNLRREPQLRWVCGKHHA, from the exons ATGAGTGCGTGCGCGCACCCGCGGCCTCCTGGCAACAGTCAGATAGTGTACAAGGCGAGCACGGCTGCAGACATGGCGGACGATTTGGACGAACTGCTGGATGAGATCGAGAGTAAGTTTTGCAGAAATGTTCCTGTCACATCCGAGATCTGCCACAGAGGAGACAAAAGCCGTCCGCCAGCTCACGCCGGAAGTAAAACTGAAGACGCAAAGGGGAAACAGAG ttgccGAAAAGATGCATCCACGAGTCACGATGACGAGGACATTGATGATCTGATTGAAGATATATTTAATGATGATTTTGAACCACCTAAATTCTGTGAGGAT AAGCATAAGGCAGCAAAGGATGACACCAGGAGTTCATCTTTTCTCACAAGCAGAAA GTGTTGTCCAGTCTTCCTAGGAAGCAGTGCTGTACCTCTTGGTGTAGGAACAACCACGTCGCAGAG GGCATGTGGCCTGTTACGATGCACCTCCTGTGATTTCCGTGTCCTCACATTTGATGATCATGAATGGGACCCTTCTTGTGATTACCTGTTTTTTAG AAACAACATGCCGGACTGCCACAGGCTGAAGGCCAAGCTGGTGACAGCGCCGGGAGTGCGGGCCCACGCCTGCCAGTGCAGCTGGAGATCTGTCCGCAGCCTCACTAACCTGCGGAGAGAGCCGCAGCTCAGGTGGGTCTGCGGGAAACACCACGCGTGA